cctccCCACAGCTCCGTGTccatccctacactgatcccactggcctGAATGCATTTGCCTGATGGTTTACTCTCTGGAAATTGGATCTGTTCCTGTTCATTCCTGGAGGATGGAACATTTGACAGAGTATTCGCCTGTTTCTACAGCAACGGTGAAATTCCAGAGGAAACCTGGATCTGCAGGGAATGTTGGAGAGCTGTTTGTCAGTGTCAAGTGAGACGGGTTGGAGGGGAGACAGTGAAGAGAgatgtgcagagagagagatgatggGAGAGAGCAGGGACATTTACTGTCACATAATAAATCCGGtgaaatatttcacaaaattcccttttggctgctgtaaggcagagagatttgccatcagcagagactgccttaagtgcctcttacagtcagagagggaGAAGCCAGAATCCCGCCCAGAGTCACTTGAGTCTCCATGGGTTCACCTCCAGCCCCTGTagcccagtccaaaccatcggcgatCCCCggactccagatccaaatctccaacacgGTCAGGGACCCTCTAGCACCCTTTCACATCCCGAATCCGATACCTGATACCCCCTCCGGAAAGTCTCCATCCCGGTGCGAGCCCCTTCACCGCAGTCCACAGCCCAGCGCCAGCCCCTTCACCGCAATCCCAAGCCCGGCGTGAGCCCCTTCACCCCAGTTCCCAGCCTGGTGCGAGCCCCTTCACCGCAGTTCCCAAGGTGGCGCGAGCTCCTTCACCGCAGTCCCCAGCCAGGCATGAGCCCTTTCACTGCAGTCCCCAGCCCAGCGCGAGCCCCTTCACCGCAATCCCCAGTCCAGCGCAAGCCCCTTCACTGCAGTCCCCAGCCCGGCGCGAGCCCCTTCACCGCAGTCTCCAGCCCGACGTGAGCCCCTTCACCGTAGTCTCCAGCCAAGCGTGAGCCCCTTCACTGCAGTCCCCAGCCCGGTGCAAGCCCCTTCATCGCAGACTCCAGCCGCCGCAGCCTGTGTGTCCCTCAGCCAGGGGACTTTGGACGTGCAGATCcccacctcccatcacatccagaGCATCAGTCTTTGTTTTTATCTGTATATAATCTCCAGGGGGAGCTGAAGTAAGGATTGGCCCATCGGAAGACGAGTAGAGGGATATGATATTAGGGAATGGGGCTTTGAAGGACTATTTTGTGTCGTTTGTCACAGAGGAGGACACGCCTGATGTGCCAAAGACTGATGCtctggatgtgatgggaggtgggGACCTGCACGTCCAAAGTCCCCTGGGCCTGGCCGAAGGCATCCCGGGCCACTGAAAGGCAGAAACTATTGTGATAATTTCCCTCAGTCCCTCAGCCACAGCCTGCCCCCTCACTGATCCGTCACAGTCCCCCACGGGTCGTCTCCTCTCCTTCTGCTCCTCAGAacagggtgaggggagggagtaGCTATCCCATTTTCTGCTGCCCAGCGCCACtttctctgcttccccggagtctgcaacccctcatggtccaCTGGCGATCGCAGGGCCGGGCGTTTGGATGCCACGGGGCAGCGCTGCCTCCTCTCCCTGCTCCCGCTGGGTCCGCCATCTCCCTGTCATGTTCCACATCTCTCTGTTTGGCCCTGGACTCGATCCCCAGTCAGGAACCCTGATGAACACCAGCTCACTGGAGGgagcgcgcgcgcgcacacatacacacacgcgccaAGGCAGGCCGCGAAAATAGATCTTTAATTACTTTGCAAGGCGCGGGGACTCCAATGACAACAGGGAGCAGTGCCATGAGCAGCCAGTCTCGCCATCCCCGAGCGCCCGCCTCAAGGCCAACAAGTCACACATCAACGTGGTCCAACCCCTCAGTTTGCAGTACACTGGGACAGGCAGGAGGAACACAGCCAGGCCATGTTTTCATACTAGTATTGTCGCCAGGCAGCAGGCCCGTTGCCGCAGCTACCCCAGGCCCTGGGCTCGACTCTGTGGTGATGTTAGGCCCGGTGACCCAAGGCCCTGGACTTGTCACCCCAGTGACTTCAGGCCTGAATCCCATATCCCCAGTAACTCCAGGCCCTAGACTCATCTCCATGGTGACACTAGGCCTGTGACCCACCTCTGTGGCAACGCCAGGCCCCGGACCTACCTCTCCAGCAACTCCAGGCCCTGGATCCATCTCCCTGACAAACCCAGGCCCTGGGCCTGTCTCCACAGTGATGCCAGGCCCCTGACACATCTCCACAGCAACCCCAGGCACCGTCTccacagcaatgccaggcccatgACCCATATCCCCAGCAACCCCAGGCCCCGGGTCTGTCTCCATGGCAACTACAGGCCCCTGACCCATCACTCCAGTGACCTCAGGACCCTGATCCAACACCCCGGGTATCCCAGGCCCTGGGCCTATCTCCACAGTGATGCCAGGCCCCTGACCCATCTCACCAACAACCCCAGGCCCTGGGCCTGTCTCCACAGTGATGCCAAGCCCCTGACCCATCTCACCAATAACCCCAGGCCCTGGGCCTGCCTCCACAGCAACCCTAGGCCCCAAATCCATTACCAAAGCAACCCCAGGCCCCTGGCCTATCTCCACGGCGACACCAGGCCCGGGATCTGCCTCCCCAGCCCACAGGCTGGTGTGGATGCGGGCGTGCCAGCGCAGAAAGCGCTCCTGGGTGAAGCCTTTGCCGCAGTGCGGGCACTCAAAAGCCTCGGGCGGGCCGTGCCAGAGTTGGTGCCTCACTAGTTGCCGGCGCTGGGCGAACCGGCGCCCACACAAATCACAGCGGAATGACTCGGCGGCGAAGTGCAGCCGGCGGTGGGCCCGCAGACTGGAGTCCAGGGCAAAGGTCAGGCCGCACAAGCCACAGACCCGAGGTTCCCGCCCAGCGTGCCGGGCCTGGTGGCGGGCCAGCAAGGCTGGCACGGTGAAGGCCTTGCCACACACATCGCACAGCCCCAGTCGCTCACCCCAGTTGCACTGGTGCAGGGAGGACACGGCCTCTGAGCGGGTAAAGCTGAACCGGCCACACGTCCGCTGACCCTCGTGCACCCGCAGGTGCTGCTGGAGGGCGTGGGAGCGGCTGAAGCCATCGCCGCATGTGGCGCAGGTGTAGGCCGGGGCAGGGACGTCCATCACTAGAGGGCtattgggtggggggagagggagagggggagagagggacagggagggagaggggggagaaaaggggagtgaagggagggagagagggaaagtgtTAATACTGCAAAGCTGATATTCTCTGTGTGCCTCCCCTCCCACTTTCTACCAACTATCTCTCCTCTCTAACTCCCCCTCtgtcccacctccctcccccttctccctctccccctctctggggggggagagtggggggagagactgGGAATGCAGGCTACACGGAGGGGTGGTCGAGGAAGAGTGGAGGGACTTGCTCCACGGAAGTATATTCCACGTAAAAGCAAGAACAGTCAGTGTGTGGGCCTTGAGATGGAGGAAGGTCTCCAACCAAAAGCTCGTGCGTTCAGTCGCTGGGCGTGGTGGGAAACGAGAAGATTGATAAACCCTTAAGAAGGAACAAAGAACCATGAAGCGAGCTCTCAGTAGGGGGAAGGTGGAAAGGTTTGTGAAAACAACAACAGACAGCAAAAGTTTTTATCTATATAATCTCCAGGGGGAGCTGAAGTAAGGATTGGCCCATCGGAAGTCGAGTAGAGGGATATATTAGGGAATGGGGCTTTGAAGGACTATTTTGTGTCGTTCGTCACAGTGGAGGACACGCCTGATGTGCCAAAGACTGATGCTCTGGATGTTATGGGAGGTGGGGACCTGCACGTCCAAAGTCCCCTGGGCCTGGCCGAAGGCATCCCGGGCCACTGAAAGGCAGAAACTATGGTGATAATTTCCCAAACATCTCCAGGCAGATTGGGAAATGGTGCACATCACCCCTCCTGCTCAAAATAAAATAGGGATGTGGACAAGGGATGGGGAACCATAGGTCAGTTAGTTTaacacagcacagaaaataggctcgCCTGTGGTGGCCATCATCTCCCTAGCCCACTgatctgctcccactccataaccctccaggcctctcccatccatgtctcAATCCAATATATTCTTAAAGCACATGtcggatggcagctcgttccaccctcccaccaactctctgagtgaagaactctcCCCCATCATGTTCCCCCAAATCTTTTCtccatcttaaaactatgacctcttgtatttatctcccccaatctaagtgggaaaaccctactcacatccactctgtcgatacccctcataatcttgtaaatctctatcaaatctcccctcatttttctatgctccagggaaaaaagtcatcacctgtttaacctttcactgcaactcagttcctgaagtctgggcaacatcctagtaaatctctgcatctttctttcttattgaaatctttcctgtagtttggtgaccaaaagtgcacacaatgccccaaatgtggcctcaccaatgtcttgtacaactttacatcccaactcctgtcctcaattctttgatttatgaagcccaatgtcccaaaagctctctttacaaccctggcCATCTTTgacgctactttcagggaacaatgtctctttattcccagatccctctgttctaccgcactcctcagtgcccgatcatttactgtgtatcacCTACcttggtctgtccttccaaaatgcatcacctcacacttttctgcattaaactccatctgtcatttactGGCCATTCTCTcagttggtccatatccctctgcaatttttgaaaaccttcctctctgtccacaaagcctccaatcttgctgatccaattcaccacatgatCATCTGATCATTGATAACGATGACAAACAATGATGGTtgcagcaccgatccctgagggaccccactagtcacaggcctccagtctgagaagcctcATCCAGCactgctctctggcttctcccacacagccaatttcaaatccagtttataacctctccatggatacccagTGTCTGAATCTCTGATctagcctcccatgtgggatcttgtcgaaggttttactaaagtccatgtagacaacatcgacagcctttccatcatctaccttcttggtaaccgcctcgaaaaactctacaagattcattaaacacaacctatcaagcacaaagccatgctgactgtccttaatcaggcCTTGGCTGTCCAACCATCtctatatctgatctctcagaactcctaataacttacccaccactgacgtcaggctcactggcctataatttcctggtttatttatggaccctttttttaaacaacaggacaacacgagctactctccaatcctctggcacctcacctctGGCCAATAGATCATCCAGGGCCCCTAGAATTTCTACACTCATCTTCCTCAAAGTCCGAGGGGATATCGTATCCGGCCCAGGGATttttctacctttatttgctgtaaggcaacttcatctcttcctccttaatctccatctgcTCCATGgcccttctgtttgtttcccttccttatccacGAGGCCagattcctgagtaaatactgatgcataaAACTGTGTAAGATCATCCCCTCATTTCATGAAGCTCCACACatcgttgaccactctgatcctctcggGAACTAATCTtgccccttactatccttttgctgttAATATCCCTGTAGAACCCCTtggggtttaccttcacattatctgccagagcatCCTTGCATCTTCTTTtcccctcctgatttcctcctggagTATTTTCCATATTCAAGTGCCTCATTAGCTCCTTGCCGATCCCTActctacacctccctctttctcttcatTAGATTGCCAACATCCTTCAAAAACCAGCGTTCCCCGAGCCAGCCGAccatgcctttaatcctgacaggaacacgcaaactctgcactctcaagattTCGTCCTTGAAGGCtgtccacttacctgacacac
This genomic window from Narcine bancroftii isolate sNarBan1 chromosome 3, sNarBan1.hap1, whole genome shotgun sequence contains:
- the LOC138758220 gene encoding zinc finger protein 787-like encodes the protein MDVPAPAYTCATCGDGFSRSHALQQHLRVHEGQRTCGRFSFTRSEAVSSLHQCNWGERLGLCDVCGKAFTVPALLARHQARHAGREPRVCGLCGLTFALDSSLRAHRRLHFAAESFRCDLCGRRFAQRRQLVRHQLWHGPPEAFECPHCGKGFTQERFLRWHARIHTSLWAGEADPGPGVAVEIGQGPGVALVMDLGPRVAVEAGPGPGVIGEMGQGLGITVETGPGPGVVGEMGQGPGITVEIGPGPGIPGVLDQGPEVTGVMGQGPVVAMETDPGPGVAGDMGHGPGIAVETVPGVAVEMCQGPGITVETGPGPGFVREMDPGPGVAGEVGPGPGVATEVGHRPSVTMEMSLGPGVTGDMGFRPEVTGVTSPGPWVTGPNITTESSPGPGVAAATGLLPGDNTSMKTWPGCVPPACPSVLQTEGLDHVDV